One genomic region from Reichenbachiella ulvae encodes:
- a CDS encoding DsbA family protein, protein MSTMNCEDGACEVPELEKKEELKLKEDNKDKLMYFGDPMCSWCYGIANHIDRIKDEMSSDLDFELVMGGLRPGGGDEWTEDFRNMIKSHWEHVEQASGQPFDYAFFDKETFEYDTEPPARAVRVVRDIAPDKEWAFYKAIQAAFYAENRDIMDLNVIEQICEELGINYQQFEPLFLSEGYKRLVYQDFIRSQQLGIRGFPCIVLKRGEEYYAVSQGYSSYENMKATIGRILTA, encoded by the coding sequence ATGAGTACAATGAATTGTGAAGATGGGGCTTGCGAAGTACCAGAATTGGAAAAGAAAGAAGAGTTGAAGTTGAAAGAGGATAACAAAGACAAGCTGATGTATTTCGGAGACCCGATGTGCTCGTGGTGCTATGGGATAGCCAATCACATCGATCGTATCAAAGACGAGATGTCCAGCGATTTGGATTTTGAATTGGTGATGGGGGGACTCAGACCTGGTGGAGGAGATGAATGGACCGAAGATTTCAGGAATATGATCAAGTCTCACTGGGAGCATGTAGAACAGGCTTCAGGTCAGCCCTTTGATTATGCTTTTTTCGATAAAGAAACCTTCGAGTACGACACAGAGCCACCTGCACGTGCCGTTAGGGTAGTTCGAGATATCGCGCCAGACAAAGAGTGGGCCTTTTACAAGGCGATACAGGCGGCTTTTTATGCAGAGAATAGAGACATCATGGATCTGAATGTAATCGAACAAATCTGTGAGGAGCTTGGCATCAACTATCAGCAGTTCGAACCGTTGTTCCTTTCAGAAGGCTACAAGCGCCTGGTGTATCAGGATTTCATTCGCTCCCAACAGTTGGGGATTAGGGGCTTTCCCTGCATCGTGCTCAAAAGAGGAGAAGAATACTATGCAGTAAGTCAGGGTTATTCTAGTTATGAGAATATGAAAGCAACAATTGGTCGGATATTGACGGCTTGA
- a CDS encoding DUF1501 domain-containing protein — protein MKRREFLRHACHTMAVPGLMSTIGLNQVNGQSLQRFLQLAAETDRVLVMIFLEGGNDGLNTVVPLNHLSELNSVRPHVILPDNSLHELAGAEVGLHPALDGLASLYKENRLQIIQSVGYENQNYSHFRSTDIWMSGSDSTEVIPSGWSGRFLDQTFPGYPEVYPTDTMKDPLSVEIGFGSSLLFQGPNASMSMTMSNPESFYNLIENRDDPAPDTPAGDRLQYVRLIARQSQQYGEVVKSAAEKVNNQLAYPETDLANQLKIVSRLIAGGLKTPMYMVRLGGFDTHDAQVEDGDHTTGEHATLLKTLNDAIMAFMADMEHLQIADRVLGMTFSEFGRRIVSNASLGTDHGSAAPMFFFGNHLNGGVLGQNPNIHTGQTYEDNLEMQYDYRQLYASVLDQWFGADSSVLNATLYRGYDTLPIISDGVLNAPQTSGSFAEPLLFPNPVKEYATLSFSVRHNPVSVSMMSIDGRLIRKMHRGSFPLGTNRLSIDVRGLRTGQYLLVMTDGRNKQALNLIKS, from the coding sequence ATGAAAAGAAGAGAATTTTTAAGACATGCCTGCCATACGATGGCCGTACCCGGGCTGATGAGTACCATTGGATTGAATCAGGTCAATGGCCAATCTTTGCAGCGCTTTTTGCAGTTGGCTGCCGAGACGGATCGCGTGCTGGTGATGATATTTCTGGAGGGAGGAAACGACGGCCTCAATACCGTAGTGCCACTCAACCACCTCTCAGAGCTGAACAGCGTTCGTCCTCATGTGATCCTACCTGACAATTCGCTCCACGAATTGGCTGGTGCTGAGGTCGGTTTACATCCTGCTTTGGATGGCCTGGCTTCTCTCTACAAGGAAAATCGATTACAGATCATACAGTCTGTAGGATATGAAAACCAGAACTACAGCCATTTTCGATCCACGGATATCTGGATGAGTGGCTCTGATTCTACGGAAGTCATTCCTTCTGGCTGGTCGGGTCGCTTTTTGGATCAGACTTTTCCCGGGTATCCCGAAGTGTATCCCACCGATACCATGAAGGATCCGCTCTCAGTGGAGATTGGTTTTGGGAGTTCATTGCTCTTCCAGGGACCTAATGCCAGCATGAGCATGACGATGAGCAATCCAGAATCCTTTTATAATCTGATAGAAAACCGCGACGATCCTGCACCTGATACGCCTGCTGGCGATCGCTTGCAATACGTACGACTAATCGCCAGACAATCGCAGCAATATGGCGAAGTAGTGAAATCCGCTGCTGAGAAAGTAAACAATCAACTGGCCTATCCAGAAACCGATCTGGCTAATCAACTCAAAATTGTTTCCCGACTGATTGCAGGAGGACTGAAGACGCCCATGTATATGGTCAGGTTGGGAGGCTTTGATACCCACGATGCCCAGGTGGAAGATGGCGATCATACCACGGGTGAGCACGCTACCTTGTTGAAGACCTTGAATGATGCCATTATGGCCTTTATGGCAGATATGGAGCATCTCCAAATCGCTGACCGTGTGCTGGGAATGACATTCTCTGAGTTTGGTCGCAGGATCGTGTCCAATGCCAGCTTGGGTACAGACCATGGCTCTGCTGCACCTATGTTCTTCTTTGGTAATCATCTCAACGGCGGGGTGCTGGGACAAAACCCAAACATACATACAGGCCAGACCTATGAGGATAACCTGGAGATGCAGTACGATTACCGTCAGCTCTATGCCTCTGTGTTGGATCAGTGGTTTGGGGCGGATAGTTCCGTGCTGAATGCCACGCTCTATCGGGGCTATGATACGCTGCCTATTATCTCAGATGGAGTGCTCAATGCCCCTCAAACGTCTGGATCCTTTGCCGAACCTCTACTTTTTCCTAATCCAGTCAAGGAATATGCAACTTTATCTTTTTCTGTGCGTCACAATCCGGTGAGTGTGTCAATGATGTCGATAGATGGACGACTGATCAGAAAAATGCATCGAGGAAGCTTTCCATTGGGAACGAATCGATTGTCCATAGATGTGAGAGGCCTGCGAACGGGGCAGTATCTGCTGGTCATGACTGATGGCAGAAACAAACAAGCCCTTAATTTGATCAAGAGTTAA
- a CDS encoding mechanosensitive ion channel family protein, with product MDMDMNMNPIENAISQLYTLGIEYAPKLVGAILVLIIGSWVIKAMSRGLGHIMDKRELEPSLQSFMKSLSVMVLRVLLIVSVLGMVGVEMTSFIALLGAAGLAIGMALSGTLQNFAGGVMILLFRPYKVGDFIDAQGYMGTVREIQIFNTILTTPDNKRIIIPNGGLATGSMTNFSAEPRRRIDFTFGIAYGDDVDKAREVLLGLANADERILKEEGIAPEVMVDSLGDSSVNMKLRIWLESGNYWPVHFAMTESVYKTFAKEGLNIPFPQMDVHLHKEGA from the coding sequence ATGGACATGGATATGAACATGAACCCCATCGAAAATGCCATTTCACAACTCTATACTCTCGGCATTGAGTATGCGCCCAAATTGGTAGGAGCCATTCTCGTATTGATCATAGGATCTTGGGTGATCAAAGCCATGAGCCGTGGTTTGGGGCATATAATGGACAAGCGAGAACTGGAGCCTTCTCTGCAATCTTTTATGAAGAGTTTGTCTGTAATGGTACTGCGCGTCTTACTGATCGTCTCAGTGTTGGGCATGGTAGGCGTAGAGATGACTTCCTTCATCGCACTATTGGGTGCTGCGGGACTGGCCATAGGTATGGCGCTGTCTGGTACGCTACAAAACTTTGCCGGTGGGGTGATGATTCTGCTCTTTCGTCCTTACAAGGTGGGAGATTTCATCGATGCACAAGGCTACATGGGTACGGTGCGTGAGATCCAGATCTTCAACACCATCCTGACTACCCCTGACAACAAACGCATCATCATTCCCAATGGGGGATTGGCTACTGGCTCGATGACCAACTTCTCTGCAGAGCCTAGAAGGAGAATCGATTTCACCTTCGGTATCGCCTATGGAGATGATGTGGATAAGGCCCGAGAAGTACTGCTCGGACTGGCCAATGCCGACGAAAGAATACTAAAAGAGGAAGGAATCGCTCCAGAAGTAATGGTCGATTCGCTAGGTGACAGCTCCGTAAATATGAAATTAAGAATCTGGCTCGAGTCAGGCAACTACTGGCCCGTACACTTCGCCATGACGGAGAGCGTCTACAAGACCTTCGCCAAAGAAGGCCTCAACATCCCATTCCCACAAATGGATGTGCACCTGCATAAGGAGGGGGCTTAA
- a CDS encoding ABC transporter ATP-binding protein — protein MSILKTNNLTKHYGSRTAVKALNLKIEAGQVFGLLGPNGSGKTTTLGMVLGVTNPSSGDYEWFDQPGSAESRRKIGAILETPSFYPYLSAVDNLKAVAQIKGVPNDAIDKVLKTVELADRKHDKFQTYSLGMKQRLAIASALLSDPEVLILDEPTNGLDPAGIVEIRDIILSIADTGKTIILASHLLSEVQKVCSHFGILKEGQLLHQGSIHDIEGEKVTIEVGATDMEKLKSSLEKLKGVHAIHRDGAFYRLEIAHEVTTEYVMQHVQADGIIPTHISRQQGNLEQEFLKILANHE, from the coding sequence ATGTCCATTTTAAAGACGAACAATTTAACCAAGCACTATGGATCGCGAACAGCGGTCAAAGCGCTCAATCTAAAGATAGAAGCCGGTCAGGTCTTTGGCCTGCTAGGACCTAATGGCAGTGGTAAAACAACCACCCTCGGCATGGTACTAGGCGTAACGAATCCCAGTTCTGGAGACTATGAGTGGTTTGACCAGCCCGGATCAGCAGAGAGCAGAAGAAAAATTGGAGCCATTCTGGAAACTCCTAGCTTCTACCCCTATCTATCAGCAGTCGACAACCTGAAAGCTGTCGCACAGATCAAAGGTGTCCCAAATGATGCCATAGACAAAGTCCTAAAAACCGTAGAGCTTGCAGATCGAAAGCATGACAAGTTTCAGACCTACTCCTTAGGGATGAAACAGCGTTTGGCCATCGCATCGGCCCTTCTATCAGATCCTGAGGTCCTCATACTGGACGAGCCAACCAACGGTCTGGATCCCGCAGGAATCGTAGAAATCCGAGACATCATTCTGTCTATCGCCGACACTGGTAAAACGATCATTCTGGCCAGTCACTTGCTATCCGAAGTGCAGAAGGTATGCAGTCATTTCGGGATACTAAAAGAAGGACAGCTGCTGCACCAGGGCAGTATCCATGACATAGAAGGAGAAAAAGTAACGATCGAAGTAGGCGCCACCGACATGGAGAAGCTGAAAAGCTCCCTGGAAAAACTAAAAGGTGTACATGCCATCCATCGCGACGGGGCTTTTTATCGACTGGAAATCGCTCATGAAGTGACCACAGAATATGTGATGCAACATGTACAGGCAGACGGCATCATCCCGACCCACATCTCTAGACAACAAGGAAATCTCGAACAAGAATTTTTAAAAATATTGGCTAACCATGAATAG
- a CDS encoding DUF1800 domain-containing protein, translating to MKDRDIDEWVRKYRKVDPVIFTEDPQTSARSRARTKATTGLEAYAGEWGEQQASHLLKRTLFGYRKTDLKHFQALGLTAAIDELISTSPIPTAPANNYNDMGEGVEDPDVPFGESFVDAPRRNELEGPRITSLKGWLVQNLIDQENTIHEKMILFWNNLIPAKIWDVFVSKTSYRYFETLRTHALGNFRELIKAITLDPSMLIFLNGAWNHKYAPDENYARELQELFCIGKGPNAKFSESDVQTAARLLTGNTIDWDNQVNATGPVESFFKPEWHDSEDKTFSAFYGNRVIQGRQGLSAEVELDELISMLMDNDETALYLCRRLYNFFVHPEIDETVETQMIEPMATMLRDNDYEIMPVIKAMFSSAHFYDESNLGAMIKSPTDHLIGFWRTMNVQYHSQETTAIYRAQRSLLWSMAEIGQELGDPPNVAGWQAYYQVPSYDRLWITTDSITKRAIRIDSLIHWGFWVSESETITADLIAFAETLDNPQNPNTLIEEAAMILLGIPISQETKDYLKSILLSGQQTDGYWLGAWIDYQDFPDNMEFKQIVETRLKATMQAMCQLGEFQLM from the coding sequence ATGAAAGACAGGGATATTGACGAATGGGTTCGCAAGTACCGCAAGGTAGACCCCGTCATTTTTACTGAAGACCCTCAAACGAGTGCGCGAAGCAGGGCTCGTACCAAAGCCACTACTGGATTGGAGGCCTACGCTGGTGAGTGGGGAGAGCAGCAGGCTTCTCATTTGCTCAAGCGAACCCTCTTCGGTTATCGCAAAACAGATCTGAAGCATTTTCAGGCATTGGGACTGACGGCCGCTATAGACGAACTGATCAGCACTTCTCCAATACCTACGGCCCCAGCTAATAACTACAACGATATGGGAGAGGGCGTAGAGGATCCGGATGTGCCTTTTGGAGAAAGCTTTGTAGATGCCCCTCGTCGCAATGAACTGGAAGGCCCCCGAATCACATCACTCAAAGGCTGGTTGGTTCAGAACCTGATAGATCAGGAAAATACGATCCACGAAAAAATGATTTTGTTCTGGAACAATCTGATCCCAGCTAAGATTTGGGATGTGTTTGTTTCTAAGACCAGTTACCGCTATTTCGAAACCCTGAGAACGCATGCGCTGGGTAATTTTAGAGAGTTGATCAAGGCGATTACCTTAGATCCCTCGATGTTGATCTTCCTGAATGGCGCATGGAATCACAAGTATGCGCCGGACGAAAACTATGCTCGGGAGCTGCAGGAGTTGTTCTGCATAGGGAAGGGACCCAATGCGAAATTTAGCGAATCAGATGTGCAGACAGCGGCTCGTTTGCTGACGGGCAATACCATCGATTGGGACAATCAAGTGAATGCTACAGGACCTGTGGAGTCATTCTTTAAGCCCGAATGGCACGACTCGGAGGACAAGACCTTTTCAGCCTTTTATGGCAACAGAGTGATTCAGGGCAGGCAGGGACTATCGGCAGAGGTTGAACTTGATGAGCTGATTTCTATGTTGATGGACAATGACGAAACCGCACTTTATCTCTGCAGAAGGTTGTATAACTTTTTCGTGCATCCGGAAATCGACGAAACAGTCGAGACGCAGATGATCGAGCCGATGGCGACTATGCTCAGAGACAATGATTATGAAATCATGCCAGTCATCAAAGCCATGTTTAGCTCCGCTCACTTTTATGATGAGAGCAACCTAGGCGCAATGATCAAGAGCCCAACTGATCATTTGATTGGCTTTTGGCGCACGATGAATGTCCAGTACCATAGCCAGGAGACTACAGCGATCTACAGAGCTCAGCGCAGTTTGCTATGGAGTATGGCGGAGATAGGGCAGGAGCTAGGTGATCCCCCCAATGTTGCAGGATGGCAGGCCTACTATCAGGTGCCGTCCTATGATAGATTGTGGATCACGACGGATAGCATTACCAAACGGGCCATTCGTATCGATTCACTCATTCACTGGGGCTTTTGGGTCAGCGAATCGGAGACCATCACGGCAGATCTGATTGCCTTTGCTGAAACCCTGGACAATCCGCAGAATCCCAATACACTGATCGAGGAGGCTGCCATGATACTGCTAGGCATACCGATCAGTCAGGAGACCAAAGACTATCTGAAGTCCATCTTGCTCAGTGGCCAACAAACGGACGGCTACTGGCTAGGGGCCTGGATAGATTATCAGGACTTTCCGGATAATATGGAGTTCAAACAAATTGTAGAGACCCGATTGAAGGCCACTATGCAGGCCATGTGTCAGTTGGGAGAATTTCAACTGATGTAG